A stretch of the Gemmatimonadota bacterium genome encodes the following:
- a CDS encoding prepilin peptidase produces the protein MTAMLLAALLGACVGSFANLCALRWPRDESVLWPRSNCPGCGKPLSWLELTPVLGWSFLRGRCRRCSIPIPVQYPLMEVSGALIWVGMAASQGVGLEALRGALFLTILLAIAASDARFYIIPDQLSVGGAVLGLVLSLAPGGIDGHESAIGAAVGFASLWTVGWCSTLLLRRLAPERLGAFGAERALGGGDIKMMLMTGAFVGPGGVAISILVGSVAALAVFGPLSLRGQRLIPFGVFLGVGGAVAYTWGERLTDWYLGMFG, from the coding sequence ATGACGGCCATGCTCCTGGCCGCGCTCCTGGGCGCCTGCGTCGGTTCCTTCGCCAATCTGTGCGCGTTGCGCTGGCCTCGGGACGAATCGGTCCTGTGGCCGAGATCGAATTGCCCAGGCTGCGGAAAACCGCTGAGCTGGCTCGAACTCACGCCGGTTCTGGGCTGGTCGTTTCTGCGAGGGCGGTGCCGTCGCTGCTCCATCCCCATCCCGGTTCAATACCCGCTTATGGAGGTCTCGGGGGCGCTGATCTGGGTGGGCATGGCGGCGTCCCAGGGAGTCGGCCTCGAGGCCTTGCGAGGTGCGCTCTTCCTCACCATTCTCCTCGCGATCGCCGCTTCGGACGCGCGCTTCTACATCATTCCCGATCAGCTCTCGGTCGGTGGAGCCGTCCTCGGCCTCGTGCTCTCGCTGGCTCCGGGCGGAATCGATGGACATGAGTCGGCCATCGGCGCCGCAGTGGGATTCGCTTCACTCTGGACCGTGGGCTGGTGTTCCACGCTTCTGCTCCGACGCCTGGCGCCCGAGCGGCTCGGCGCTTTCGGTGCCGAAAGGGCCTTGGGCGGCGGCGACATCAAGATGATGCTGATGACGGGAGCGTTCGTGGGACCCGGCGGAGTCGCGATCTCCATCCTGGTCGGTTCCGTGGCGGCGCTCGCGGTCTTCGGCCCGCTCAGCCTGCGAGGGCAGCGGCTGATCCCGTTCGGGGTTTTCCTCGGGGTCGGAGGAGCCGTGGCCTACACCTGGGGAGAGAGGCTCACCGACTGGTACCTGGGCATGTTCGGATAG
- a CDS encoding FAD-dependent thymidylate synthase, giving the protein MPETRRPTIPAAEEILGGYFPVLDHGFVALVDYMGGDSDVERAARVSYGAGTRRKSATRGLIRYLRRHRHTTPSEMVEFKFHCAMPMFVARQWIRHRTASVNEYSARYSLLPLLFYRPERGQVETQSATNKQGRDGGVEDVVYREAVGRWERIRAEAGDGYSWLIAEDIAREIARIDLPLSTYTQWYWKIDLHNLLHFLLLRADPHAQWEIREYAKVMAGAVRRVAPLTFEAWMDYQLLGSALSRGELEAIRQLVEVSGDGGLRAKEGATLSVGELAELELAPREIRELAAKLAGPTEVPDFELDLSKMRTAEDVEREIARAVPVHDTR; this is encoded by the coding sequence ATGCCCGAGACCCGCCGCCCCACGATTCCCGCCGCCGAAGAGATACTCGGCGGGTACTTTCCGGTCCTCGACCACGGCTTCGTCGCGCTCGTCGACTACATGGGCGGCGACTCGGACGTGGAGCGAGCGGCCCGGGTCAGCTACGGAGCCGGCACCCGCCGCAAATCCGCCACCAGAGGTTTGATCCGCTACCTCCGTCGCCACCGGCACACGACTCCTTCCGAGATGGTCGAGTTCAAATTTCACTGCGCCATGCCGATGTTCGTCGCGCGACAGTGGATCCGCCATCGGACAGCCTCGGTCAACGAGTACTCGGCACGGTATTCCCTCCTGCCTCTCCTCTTCTACCGCCCCGAGCGCGGGCAGGTCGAGACTCAGAGCGCCACCAACAAGCAGGGGCGGGACGGAGGCGTCGAAGATGTCGTCTACCGGGAGGCGGTCGGCCGTTGGGAGAGGATTCGGGCGGAAGCCGGCGACGGATACTCGTGGCTGATAGCCGAGGACATTGCCCGCGAGATCGCCCGCATCGACCTTCCTCTATCGACCTACACGCAGTGGTATTGGAAGATCGACCTCCACAATCTCCTCCATTTCCTCTTGCTGCGCGCCGACCCTCACGCCCAGTGGGAGATACGCGAGTACGCCAAGGTGATGGCGGGAGCTGTAAGGCGCGTGGCCCCGCTGACGTTCGAAGCCTGGATGGACTACCAGTTGCTGGGAAGCGCCCTGAGTCGAGGGGAGCTCGAGGCGATCCGCCAGCTGGTTGAGGTAAGTGGGGACGGAGGGCTCCGGGCCAAGGAGGGGGCGACGCTGAGCGTCGGCGAGCTGGCCGAACTCGAGCTGGCTCCACGGGAGATACGGGAGCTCGCCGCAAAGCTCGCAGGGCCTACCGAGGTACCCGATTTCGAGCTCGATCTTTCGAAGATGCGCACGGCGGAAGATGTGGAGCGCGAGATTGCGAGGGCGGTGCCCGTGCACGACACGCGGTGA
- a CDS encoding acyl-CoA synthetase: MTFWLAERAKAFETRHAILAAEGIFTYGHLLGASERTARRLLARRDATGPSLRGLDGARICFLVSPGWGYVVTQWGIWRAGGVAVPLAISHPSPELAHVLHDLDPELVMVEAGLRSRLESVARELRIPLFDLDDMSGSRCASRSRSDRLRRRLAAGVSRRRQAGSTSASPDGEGRAAVDLPVVTAGDPAMILYTSGTAGSPKGVVIDHGHLQNQVESLSEAWSWTAEDRILLHLPLHHVHGIVNVLLCSLRNGALCEILPRFNAIDVWERLARTEITLYMGVPTTYRRLADTWKLADSQTRGAWSAGARGCRLMVSGSAALPVPLLESWEEITGQRLLERYGMTEIGMALSNPLEGERRAGTVGHPLPGVELRLVNEEGEEPKPGFLGEIHVRGPTVFGRYWDRTDETAEAFTEDGWFRTGDLASVDEDGYYRILGRSSQDILKTGGEKISALEIEGVIRSHPGVLDCAVVGVGDDDWGDRVCAAVVGKASSRLAEEELAAWARGQLAPYKVPKEIRVVSSLPRNALGKVIKPAVKELFGESR; encoded by the coding sequence GTGACATTCTGGCTCGCCGAACGTGCGAAGGCATTCGAAACGAGACACGCGATTCTGGCGGCCGAGGGCATCTTCACCTACGGCCATCTGCTCGGCGCCTCGGAACGGACGGCAAGACGGCTGCTCGCCCGAAGGGACGCGACGGGGCCTTCCCTCCGAGGACTCGACGGCGCCCGCATCTGCTTCCTGGTCTCTCCCGGATGGGGATACGTCGTGACCCAATGGGGGATCTGGAGAGCGGGAGGGGTAGCGGTTCCGCTCGCCATCTCGCATCCGTCGCCCGAGCTTGCCCATGTGCTCCACGACCTCGATCCGGAGCTGGTCATGGTCGAGGCCGGGCTTCGCTCTCGCCTGGAGAGCGTCGCACGCGAGCTGCGGATCCCCCTGTTCGACCTGGATGACATGTCGGGTTCCCGGTGCGCTTCCAGATCGCGCTCGGACAGGTTGCGCCGGAGACTCGCGGCAGGAGTGTCCCGACGACGGCAGGCCGGATCCACGTCGGCGAGTCCGGACGGGGAGGGTCGTGCGGCGGTGGATCTCCCTGTGGTGACGGCCGGCGATCCGGCGATGATCCTCTACACCTCCGGCACCGCAGGATCGCCCAAGGGCGTCGTGATCGACCACGGTCATCTGCAAAACCAGGTAGAATCGCTCAGCGAGGCCTGGAGCTGGACAGCCGAGGACCGCATCCTGCTTCATCTTCCCCTTCACCACGTCCACGGGATCGTCAACGTCCTCCTGTGCTCGCTCCGGAACGGAGCCCTCTGCGAGATCCTGCCACGCTTCAACGCCATCGACGTCTGGGAGAGACTGGCCCGGACCGAGATCACGCTCTACATGGGCGTGCCCACAACCTACCGGAGGCTCGCCGACACCTGGAAGCTGGCCGACTCCCAGACCCGGGGCGCCTGGAGCGCAGGAGCGCGCGGGTGCAGGCTCATGGTCTCGGGCTCCGCGGCGTTGCCGGTCCCGCTGCTGGAGAGTTGGGAGGAGATCACGGGTCAGAGGCTTCTCGAGCGCTACGGCATGACCGAGATCGGCATGGCGCTTTCCAATCCGCTGGAGGGTGAGCGACGGGCCGGTACGGTCGGACACCCGCTTCCCGGCGTCGAGCTCCGCCTGGTGAACGAGGAGGGTGAGGAACCGAAGCCGGGCTTCCTTGGCGAAATACATGTGCGCGGCCCGACGGTCTTCGGCCGTTACTGGGACCGGACCGACGAAACCGCGGAGGCATTCACCGAGGACGGGTGGTTCAGGACCGGTGACCTGGCATCGGTGGACGAGGACGGCTACTACCGGATCCTAGGGCGCTCGAGTCAGGACATACTCAAGACTGGCGGCGAGAAGATCTCGGCCCTGGAGATCGAAGGGGTCATCCGTTCGCATCCCGGCGTGCTCGACTGCGCCGTGGTGGGCGTCGGCGACGATGACTGGGGCGACCGGGTCTGCGCTGCGGTCGTGGGGAAGGCGTCGAGCCGGCTCGCCGAAGAGGAGCTCGCCGCCTGGGCCCGAGGGCAGCTGGCTCCCTACAAGGTTCCGAAGGAGATACGCGTGGTCTCAAGCTTGCCGCGCAACGCCCTCGGCAAGGTGATCAAGCCTGCAGTGAAGGAGCTCTTCGGAGAGAGCCGGTAG
- a CDS encoding TonB-dependent receptor, translated as MRRSTIGPAGAALAILAALGSTGLSAQDTGGVSGTVTDAMTGQPLSGVQVSIAGTGFGSLSRGNGVYAVQGVPAGAQTVEFRLIGYATESVNITVSAGQVTSADAALSEEVIVLGGISAIGTRARPRTVTESAVPIDVLPSAEIVKQGDTDMANLLRNVAPSFNVNIQPISDAATFARPANLRGLAPDHTLVLVNGKRRHRTAVITWYGNGLADGSQGPDLSVIPGTAVEQAEILRDGAAAQYGSDAIAGVMNFILKNDRSGGSLEVKSGGYLTEGDGEMYSITGNVGLPLGDNGFLNLTGEYGNSGTTNRAVQRNDALALIAAGNTSVREPAQIWGSPDIKDEIKLWANTGYVFQNGTSFYGNGSYVSKTVEGGFYFRNPNTRSGVFGTGDEMGSKLLVGDLLDAQDGVLDGSAGCPRVAVSGGVVTDLPAWQEVLANPNCFTFQKLFPGGFTPQFGSEILDASGVAGLKGILENGLNWDLSVGWGRSNMDFFMYNTVNASLGPNQPCSDEGTSPHVPEQPCTPFFRPGIYDQQELNLNLDLSYALNDRVNVAGGLERRTESFEIIQGDEASWTEGPLASQGFTPGSNGFTGFGPLTVGNWSRTNYAGYTDLEVRDPDGGWTVGLAGRAENFSDFGTTVNGKLSSRVRLTEGFALRGSASTGFRAPTPGQSNAFNISTIYDFDLGDLTNNGTIPSTSLLAARYGGEALDPETSVSVAIGGVAESGNFNLSVDAYQIDMSNRLTFSQDFLLSPDEIETLLAEGIIRPGGVLARFRFFINDFDTRSQGIDLVAAYRMVGNDLSGTTISSAWNFNRTEVTKWNANTLNALRIRRLEEGLPNVRGNVTVQHDFAGGAAVLVRSSYWGGYFDGETPYYESGSSNTIDYPARTLLDVEASYPLTESFRLTLGGQNVLNTFPQEYPGAADGVGNRYGQFTPFGFNGGFYYARVGYHW; from the coding sequence ATGAGAAGAAGTACCATCGGTCCCGCGGGTGCGGCACTCGCGATACTGGCGGCACTGGGCTCGACAGGCTTGTCGGCTCAGGATACCGGCGGCGTCAGCGGAACCGTCACCGACGCCATGACGGGTCAGCCTCTCTCCGGAGTCCAGGTGTCCATCGCCGGCACGGGTTTCGGCTCCCTCTCGCGCGGCAACGGGGTCTACGCGGTGCAGGGCGTCCCGGCGGGCGCGCAGACCGTCGAGTTCCGCCTGATCGGCTACGCGACCGAGTCGGTCAACATCACCGTCAGCGCCGGTCAGGTCACTTCCGCCGACGCGGCCCTCTCCGAGGAGGTGATCGTCTTGGGCGGGATAAGCGCCATCGGCACCCGCGCCCGACCCCGCACGGTAACCGAATCGGCCGTGCCGATCGACGTTCTTCCGAGCGCCGAAATCGTCAAGCAGGGCGACACAGACATGGCCAACCTGCTCCGTAACGTCGCTCCGTCGTTCAACGTGAACATCCAGCCGATCTCCGACGCGGCGACCTTCGCCCGACCGGCGAATCTCCGCGGCCTCGCTCCCGATCACACGCTCGTTCTGGTGAACGGCAAGCGCCGCCACCGCACAGCGGTCATCACCTGGTACGGAAACGGTCTAGCCGACGGTTCGCAGGGGCCGGATCTCTCGGTCATCCCCGGAACGGCGGTGGAGCAGGCCGAGATTCTTCGAGACGGCGCTGCGGCTCAGTACGGCTCGGACGCCATCGCCGGCGTGATGAACTTCATTCTCAAGAACGATCGCTCCGGCGGCTCCCTCGAGGTCAAGAGTGGCGGCTACCTGACCGAGGGCGACGGTGAGATGTACTCCATCACCGGCAACGTCGGGCTTCCTCTCGGCGACAATGGCTTTCTCAACCTCACCGGCGAGTACGGCAACTCCGGAACTACGAATCGTGCCGTACAGCGAAACGACGCTCTCGCCTTGATCGCCGCAGGCAACACCAGCGTGCGCGAACCGGCTCAGATCTGGGGTTCGCCCGACATCAAGGACGAGATCAAGCTGTGGGCCAACACGGGCTACGTATTCCAGAACGGAACCAGTTTCTACGGCAACGGCAGCTACGTTTCCAAGACGGTGGAGGGCGGGTTCTACTTCAGAAACCCGAATACCCGCAGCGGCGTCTTCGGAACCGGCGACGAGATGGGCTCCAAGCTTCTCGTCGGCGATCTGCTCGACGCCCAGGACGGTGTCCTGGACGGCTCCGCCGGGTGCCCCCGGGTGGCGGTATCCGGTGGCGTGGTCACCGATCTGCCGGCTTGGCAGGAGGTCCTCGCCAACCCCAACTGCTTCACCTTCCAAAAGCTGTTTCCGGGCGGCTTCACCCCGCAGTTCGGCTCCGAGATTCTCGACGCCTCGGGCGTGGCCGGACTCAAGGGTATTCTGGAGAACGGCCTGAACTGGGACCTGAGCGTCGGTTGGGGCCGGTCGAACATGGACTTCTTCATGTACAACACGGTTAACGCGTCTCTGGGACCGAATCAACCGTGCAGCGACGAAGGCACCTCGCCTCACGTTCCCGAGCAGCCCTGCACCCCGTTCTTCCGCCCGGGCATCTACGATCAGCAGGAGCTGAACCTCAACCTCGACCTTTCGTACGCCCTCAACGACAGGGTCAACGTCGCGGGCGGACTCGAGCGCAGGACGGAAAGCTTCGAGATCATCCAGGGCGACGAGGCCTCCTGGACCGAGGGCCCTCTGGCCAGCCAGGGCTTCACGCCCGGTTCGAACGGTTTCACCGGCTTCGGACCGCTCACTGTAGGCAACTGGTCGCGCACCAACTACGCCGGCTATACCGATCTCGAGGTTCGGGACCCCGATGGCGGTTGGACCGTTGGCTTGGCGGGTCGCGCCGAGAATTTCTCAGACTTCGGCACGACGGTCAACGGCAAGCTCTCGAGTCGGGTCAGGCTTACCGAGGGCTTCGCGCTGCGAGGAAGCGCCAGCACCGGATTCCGGGCGCCCACTCCGGGTCAGTCGAACGCCTTCAACATCTCGACCATCTACGACTTCGACCTCGGCGACCTGACCAACAACGGCACCATCCCGTCGACTTCCTTGTTGGCGGCCAGGTACGGCGGTGAGGCACTGGACCCCGAAACCTCCGTGAGCGTCGCGATCGGCGGTGTCGCCGAGAGCGGCAACTTCAACTTGTCGGTCGACGCGTACCAGATCGACATGTCGAACCGGCTTACTTTCAGCCAGGACTTCTTGCTCAGCCCCGACGAGATCGAGACTCTTCTGGCCGAAGGGATCATCCGCCCGGGTGGCGTGCTGGCCAGGTTCCGCTTTTTCATCAACGACTTCGATACCCGCAGCCAGGGTATCGATCTCGTGGCGGCCTACCGGATGGTGGGCAACGACCTCTCGGGAACGACGATCAGCAGCGCGTGGAACTTCAACCGCACCGAAGTCACGAAATGGAACGCCAATACACTGAACGCGTTGCGCATCCGCCGGCTGGAGGAGGGTCTTCCGAACGTCCGCGGCAACGTGACGGTGCAGCACGACTTTGCCGGTGGCGCTGCCGTCCTGGTGAGAAGCAGTTACTGGGGCGGTTACTTCGATGGCGAGACCCCGTACTACGAGTCGGGTTCCAGCAACACCATCGACTATCCGGCGCGCACGCTCCTCGATGTGGAAGCGTCCTATCCACTCACGGAAAGCTTCAGGCTGACTCTGGGCGGCCAGAACGTCCTGAACACCTTCCCGCAGGAGTACCCGGGAGCGGCCGACGGAGTGGGCAACCGATACGGCCAGTTCACTCCCTTCGGCTTCAACGGGGGCTTCTACTACGCCCGGGTGGGTTACCACTGGTAG